A portion of the Lacibacter sp. H375 genome contains these proteins:
- a CDS encoding carbon-nitrogen hydrolase: protein MSKVQVGLVQMSCTANKEENLHKAIAKTREAAAKGAQIVCLQELFTSLYFCDEENYDNFLLAEAIPGPSTEALSAVAKELGVVIIASLFEKRTQGLYHNTTAVLDADGTYLGKYRKMHIPDDPAYYEKFYFTPGDLGYKIFKTKFANIGVLICWDQWYPEAARITALMGAEILFYPTAIGWATSQDEATNTEQYNAWQTMQRSHAVANGIHVVSVNRVGLEQNGAMQFWGGSFVSNPFGTLLYKATHNEEEVHVQELDLKKTDQYRTHWPFLRDRRIDSYQPITKRYIDED, encoded by the coding sequence ATGAGTAAAGTACAAGTAGGGTTGGTGCAAATGAGCTGCACGGCCAATAAAGAAGAGAACCTGCATAAGGCAATTGCCAAAACAAGAGAAGCGGCGGCCAAAGGCGCACAGATCGTTTGTTTGCAGGAGCTGTTTACATCGCTTTATTTCTGCGATGAGGAGAACTATGATAATTTCCTGCTGGCTGAAGCCATTCCCGGTCCGTCGACAGAAGCTTTGAGTGCTGTGGCGAAAGAACTCGGTGTGGTGATCATTGCTTCGTTATTTGAAAAACGTACACAGGGTTTGTATCATAACACCACAGCGGTGTTGGATGCTGATGGAACTTATCTGGGCAAATACCGCAAAATGCATATCCCCGATGATCCTGCGTATTATGAGAAATTCTATTTCACACCCGGTGATTTGGGTTATAAGATCTTCAAAACAAAATTCGCCAACATTGGTGTACTCATCTGTTGGGATCAATGGTATCCTGAAGCAGCACGTATCACTGCATTGATGGGAGCAGAAATATTGTTTTATCCAACAGCAATTGGCTGGGCAACTTCACAAGATGAAGCAACGAATACCGAACAATACAACGCATGGCAAACGATGCAACGCAGTCATGCTGTTGCAAACGGCATTCATGTGGTAAGTGTAAACCGTGTAGGATTAGAACAAAATGGTGCGATGCAATTCTGGGGAGGCTCGTTTGTAAGTAATCCGTTTGGGACGTTATTGTATAAGGCAACCCATAATGAAGAAGAGGTGCATGTGCAGGAACTGGATCTGAAAAAAACAGATCAGTACAGAACGCATTGGCCGTTTTTACGTGACAGAAGAATTGATTCGTATCAGCCAATTACGAAACGGTATATTGATGAAGACTAA
- the gltS gene encoding sodium/glutamate symporter → MPATETQIPQINLDLIQTLAIAGLIFLTGMLLKKKISVFERLNIPSAVLGGLVFAAFNLIAHDRFLNIQVNTSMQSLCMMLFFTSIGTNASFGLLKKGGKQVMVFLVLSSAFCVIQNLVGIGVASLFGMPKLFGVMAGSVTLVGGPATGLAFAPLFEEMGLTGAETIAITSATFGIVFGGLLGGPAATFLINRFNLEKDAKKNHTKRKTLASEKDELLGVDITHENSGFTISLVNIGIIMGLGSAVSFFIAKTGITLPAYIGAMIVGAVFRNINDKKEWTAMDQKTIDFAGGIALNIFLTVALMDLRLWELFHLALPLSGILIAQVIVVILFALTITFVLMGKNYESAVMSSGFIGFMLGTVANAMAVMKTIVDKHGVAPKAFLVVPLVGAFFIDYINALVITVFANFLK, encoded by the coding sequence ATGCCTGCAACGGAAACGCAGATACCCCAAATTAATCTTGATCTCATTCAGACTCTTGCAATCGCCGGTCTTATTTTCTTAACAGGCATGTTGCTCAAAAAGAAAATCTCTGTTTTTGAACGACTCAATATTCCATCCGCCGTTTTAGGCGGATTAGTTTTTGCAGCTTTCAATCTCATTGCACACGACAGGTTCCTGAACATCCAGGTAAATACGTCCATGCAATCTTTGTGTATGATGCTGTTCTTTACTTCCATCGGAACCAATGCAAGTTTTGGATTATTAAAAAAGGGAGGAAAACAGGTGATGGTATTCCTCGTTCTTTCATCGGCATTTTGTGTGATTCAAAACCTTGTGGGAATAGGCGTTGCCAGCTTATTTGGTATGCCGAAATTGTTTGGTGTGATGGCCGGCTCTGTAACATTGGTTGGAGGTCCTGCAACAGGTTTAGCATTTGCGCCTTTATTTGAAGAGATGGGATTAACTGGTGCGGAAACAATTGCCATTACATCTGCAACATTTGGTATTGTGTTCGGCGGATTACTTGGCGGACCTGCTGCCACTTTCCTCATCAATAGGTTCAACTTAGAGAAAGATGCGAAGAAGAACCATACGAAAAGAAAAACCTTAGCCAGCGAAAAGGATGAGCTGCTTGGTGTTGATATTACACATGAAAATTCAGGTTTCACTATCAGCTTGGTTAACATCGGCATCATCATGGGCCTGGGAAGTGCGGTGAGTTTTTTTATTGCAAAAACAGGCATCACACTTCCTGCATATATCGGTGCCATGATCGTGGGTGCAGTATTCAGAAACATCAACGATAAAAAAGAATGGACGGCGATGGATCAGAAGACGATTGATTTTGCCGGTGGCATTGCTTTAAATATTTTTCTTACCGTTGCATTAATGGACCTGCGGTTATGGGAGCTGTTTCATTTGGCATTACCACTTTCTGGAATACTTATAGCGCAAGTGATCGTTGTTATTTTATTTGCACTCACCATCACCTTTGTGCTGATGGGAAAGAACTATGAATCGGCTGTAATGTCAAGCGGCTTTATTGGCTTTATGTTGGGAACTGTTGCAAATGCAATGGCGGTGATGAAAACAATAGTAGATAAACATGGTGTTGCACCAAAGGCATTCCTGGTTGTTCCGTTGGTGGGTGCTTTTTTTATTGATTATATCAATGCACTTGTGATAACTGTTTTTGCCAATTTTTTGAAGTAG
- a CDS encoding phosphoenolpyruvate carboxylase: protein MSFSHAARLQQFKNLVGIRFQLYNSLFTSLPFHRIERTGILLSLLLNNSEDGYKKKLSPVEILEDFFTRHTVYQKEQEQIDLLFRFVQYAERQIVLFDALEDASFREVNDMQGSGSLKQLFNEVQIKHKEKELEQKLNDYCIRLVLTAHPTQFYPGSVLGIIHDLSKALADNNAGLINTYLQQLGKTPFLKKQRPTPYDEAVSLIWYLENVFYAAAGKIYTSIKNQLQLGIDFNQPLIRMGFWPGGDRDGNPFVVTDITLKVASLLRGSIIKCYYLEVRRLKRRLTFTGVDVLLAGLEKKLYDNIFIPGHTTSLSKDEILATLFEIRSILIHQHNGLFQQSVEQLINRVQLFGLHFASLDIRQDSSVHKQVLANIVAKDSSIALPYLPNYKTNPENKATDELVKETLDVMKNIRTIQQANGEDGCNRYIISQCTSAENVMEVFQLLLLSGWSKEVLPIDIVPLFETVEDLRQAPTVMKELYENEVYKEHLQQRKKQQTIMLGFSDGTKDGGYLMANWSIFKAKEELTRISSEYGYNVVFFDGRGGPPARGGGKTHRFYASMGKQISNKEIQLTVQGQTVSSNFGTHDSAQFNIEQLLNAGISNDLFSSTKALQKEEEALIVEVAKKSFDAYVELKQHPYFMQYLVDVSPLKYYSDTNIASRPAKRGGSSRLELKDLRAIPYVGAWSQIKQNVTGYYGVGTALKALDDQGRFAEMKQLYQNSLFIKTLMDNCEMAMKKCFFPLTEYLRDHPVYGEIWQKIYNEYELTKKYVLLLSGNTELMEDFPVEQLSIQMRERIVMPLITIQQYAIAKCREMNERGQQSPHKAAYEKLIIRSSFGIINAARNSA from the coding sequence ATGTCATTTTCACATGCAGCAAGGCTGCAACAGTTTAAGAACCTCGTAGGGATCAGATTTCAACTCTACAACAGTTTATTTACATCGCTTCCGTTTCATCGTATTGAGCGGACAGGTATTTTGTTGTCTTTACTACTCAACAACAGTGAAGATGGGTATAAGAAAAAACTTAGCCCTGTAGAAATACTTGAAGATTTCTTTACACGCCACACGGTGTATCAGAAAGAACAGGAACAGATCGATCTGCTCTTTCGCTTTGTGCAATATGCCGAGCGCCAGATCGTGTTGTTTGATGCGTTGGAAGATGCTTCATTTCGTGAAGTGAACGATATGCAGGGATCAGGTTCGTTAAAACAACTTTTTAATGAAGTGCAGATAAAGCACAAAGAAAAAGAGCTGGAACAAAAGCTGAACGATTATTGCATCCGTTTGGTACTAACGGCACACCCTACTCAATTTTATCCCGGTTCGGTGTTGGGTATAATTCATGATCTGTCGAAAGCTTTGGCCGATAATAATGCAGGACTCATCAATACCTATTTACAACAGCTGGGTAAAACGCCGTTCCTAAAAAAGCAACGCCCTACTCCGTATGATGAAGCTGTGAGTTTGATCTGGTATTTAGAGAATGTATTTTATGCCGCTGCAGGCAAAATTTACACTTCTATCAAGAATCAGTTACAATTAGGTATTGATTTTAACCAACCATTGATCCGTATGGGTTTCTGGCCTGGTGGCGACAGAGATGGCAACCCGTTTGTTGTAACTGATATTACATTGAAAGTTGCATCGCTGTTACGTGGTTCTATTATTAAATGTTATTATTTAGAAGTTCGTCGTTTAAAACGCAGGCTCACCTTTACCGGTGTGGATGTTTTACTCGCAGGTCTTGAAAAGAAATTGTACGATAACATTTTTATCCCCGGTCATACAACCAGTTTAAGCAAAGATGAAATACTTGCTACGCTGTTTGAAATAAGAAGCATTCTCATTCATCAGCATAATGGCTTATTTCAACAATCAGTTGAGCAACTGATCAACCGTGTGCAGTTATTCGGTTTGCACTTTGCTTCACTCGATATTCGCCAGGACAGTTCAGTACACAAACAGGTATTGGCAAACATTGTAGCGAAAGACAGCAGCATTGCATTACCTTATTTACCCAACTACAAGACCAACCCCGAAAATAAAGCCACCGATGAACTGGTGAAAGAAACATTGGATGTAATGAAAAACATCCGTACCATTCAGCAGGCAAATGGTGAAGATGGTTGTAACCGTTACATCATCAGCCAGTGTACCAGTGCAGAAAATGTAATGGAAGTGTTTCAGTTATTATTGTTAAGTGGATGGAGCAAAGAAGTATTGCCGATTGATATTGTGCCTTTGTTTGAAACAGTGGAAGATCTGCGACAGGCTCCAACTGTAATGAAAGAGTTGTATGAGAACGAAGTGTATAAAGAACACTTACAGCAACGCAAGAAACAACAAACCATCATGCTTGGTTTTAGTGATGGCACAAAAGATGGCGGTTACCTCATGGCCAACTGGAGTATTTTCAAAGCGAAAGAAGAACTCACCCGCATTTCGAGTGAGTATGGCTATAATGTTGTGTTCTTTGATGGACGTGGCGGCCCTCCTGCACGTGGCGGTGGTAAAACACATCGCTTCTACGCATCAATGGGTAAACAAATTTCCAATAAAGAAATTCAACTGACGGTACAGGGACAAACTGTAAGTTCCAATTTTGGCACACATGATTCAGCACAGTTCAATATTGAGCAACTGCTCAATGCCGGTATCAGTAACGATCTGTTCTCTTCAACAAAAGCATTGCAGAAAGAAGAAGAAGCATTGATAGTGGAAGTGGCGAAGAAAAGTTTTGATGCTTATGTTGAATTGAAACAGCATCCTTACTTTATGCAATACCTGGTTGATGTGAGTCCGTTGAAATATTACAGTGATACAAATATTGCCAGCCGTCCTGCAAAGCGTGGCGGCTCTTCACGTCTTGAATTGAAAGATCTCCGTGCAATTCCCTATGTGGGTGCATGGAGCCAGATCAAACAAAACGTAACGGGTTACTATGGTGTGGGCACAGCATTAAAGGCATTAGACGACCAGGGACGCTTTGCTGAAATGAAACAACTGTATCAAAATTCGCTCTTCATTAAAACACTCATGGACAATTGTGAGATGGCGATGAAGAAATGTTTCTTTCCGTTAACAGAATACCTTCGTGATCACCCGGTGTATGGAGAGATATGGCAGAAGATCTATAACGAATATGAACTCACGAAGAAATATGTATTACTGCTGAGCGGTAATACCGAGTTGATGGAAGATTTCCCGGTTGAACAATTATCCATTCAAATGCGTGAACGTATTGTAATGCCACTTATCACCATACAGCAATATGCTATTGCAAAATGCAGGGAGATGAACGAACGTGGACAACAATCGCCACATAAAGCAGCATACGAAAAACTGATCATCCGCAGTTCATTTGGGATTATTAATGCGGCGAGGAATTCAGCGTAA
- a CDS encoding GIN domain-containing protein: protein MKQLFSLLIGVLTMATVANAENITREMDLTASVYSIEVSDDINVVLTQSTDAKLRITGEEKDNKAVLFDQKNGRVRLLSKKGSLKNRVTVYVPVQNLRQLVINGKSYVRSNGVIASKNLQVIVAGEAKVEINNLGDIAFEADQDIDLQIKKWHKSYSKQ from the coding sequence ATGAAACAATTATTTAGTCTGCTCATCGGTGTGCTTACAATGGCCACTGTTGCAAATGCAGAGAACATTACACGAGAAATGGATCTCACAGCTTCTGTTTACAGTATTGAAGTAAGCGACGACATTAATGTAGTGCTTACACAAAGTACCGATGCAAAACTTCGTATCACCGGTGAAGAGAAAGACAACAAAGCAGTATTGTTTGATCAGAAGAATGGTCGTGTACGGCTCTTAAGCAAAAAAGGTTCACTCAAAAACAGGGTAACTGTTTATGTTCCTGTACAGAACCTTCGCCAGCTCGTTATCAACGGAAAATCTTATGTACGCAGCAACGGAGTTATTGCTTCAAAAAATCTGCAGGTAATAGTTGCAGGTGAAGCAAAAGTAGAGATCAACAACCTGGGAGATATTGCTTTTGAAGCTGATCAGGATATTGATCTGCAGATAAAAAAATGGCACAAATCTTATAGCAAACAGTAA
- a CDS encoding ligand-binding sensor domain-containing protein produces MRVIVSFVFLILAVLPLSAQRFSYAFNRISTDDGIGLQSNVLFSIYQDKKGYIWVGGSNGVQRFDGAKFVTFSPDGTKGDPLPTVTVNQILPADSNSMWLAAYSLKEFGIFNPSTYSYRKIPIKTSATLPPRSEFKMWQDAYGETYINIHHYGKILRYDKTVNAFTENTPLNKLPKNWKATFNTFHDKLKKQYWIVCDSGLSVYDEASKQMWTRNYNPANLPLLNNEVVQSNVSEFYIDQQRRHWVFNWAGSQKFHCFDATGKYPLNDTAGLVDVNTSYAELRSFYQTRSGILWIYGLGNLYSLDNRTDAMNKNFELHRTQYLDNYGIRYGSVNQVFEDMDGVLWIATDQGLYYTSTFSTDITNIYLSNLPGYYSVTDLMELKNGDYWLSTWGKGIITFNRNFKPYPSPLYKNMPSMDAGTANGYRLTWSMCQQKETGKIFIGCQSGLLMIYDPATGKTEYQRPEIFDKRTVRYIVEDHQNKLWFGTQAGRIIKYDGTNYKLVLDLGQGAIIYKILIDKQGWAWVATHDKGVYAINTVTDKVEQHYTAAEGDGQLFTNTCTDLEQLNDSIIYASTEALNIINKRTGKVQQVTWREGLPSNSIKRLRLDRNGYLWIITHKGLSRYDHKRKRFTSYGSKDGILMGEITDKADFICSEGYVMFAGVNSLLFFKPDVFRRSIPPPDVTLTDFLLGNEYQLLDSLQRLPEIRLKPDQNNFTISFACLDFKNREKFIYYYKMEGLHKDWIRADRLSVPFAALSPGHYIFKVKAESLDGMESKNISSLPIYIKPPFWRTYWFISALLLLVAVVAYSMHRLRLNRLIAVEKIRNRVARDLHDDMGSTLSTINILSSMAKAKLNSDAIKTGEYINKISDNSQRMMEAMDDIVWAIKPANDTMQKVVARMREFATNVFEAKEIDLEFKATEEVNEAKIDMEGRRDFFLIFKEAVNNAAKYSRCSKASVHVFVENRKLILLVKDNGVGFDVKSADGGNGLGNMQKRTDALQGKLQLTSKEGEGTEVRLTVPLN; encoded by the coding sequence ATGAGAGTCATTGTATCCTTTGTTTTCTTAATCCTTGCTGTGCTTCCACTTTCTGCACAACGATTTTCTTATGCGTTCAACCGGATAAGTACCGACGATGGTATTGGTTTGCAATCAAATGTTCTCTTCAGTATCTACCAGGATAAGAAAGGATACATTTGGGTGGGTGGAAGTAATGGTGTGCAACGGTTTGATGGCGCCAAGTTTGTTACATTCAGTCCTGATGGAACAAAAGGCGATCCCTTACCTACTGTAACCGTAAACCAGATATTACCGGCCGACAGTAACAGCATGTGGCTGGCGGCTTACTCATTAAAGGAGTTTGGTATTTTCAATCCTTCAACTTACAGTTATCGCAAAATACCCATTAAGACATCTGCAACATTACCACCACGATCAGAGTTCAAAATGTGGCAGGATGCTTATGGAGAAACGTATATCAATATTCATCATTACGGAAAAATATTGCGTTACGATAAGACGGTGAATGCGTTTACAGAAAACACACCGCTCAATAAATTACCCAAAAACTGGAAGGCCACTTTCAATACATTTCATGATAAACTGAAAAAACAATATTGGATTGTTTGCGACAGCGGTTTAAGTGTATATGATGAAGCCAGCAAACAAATGTGGACCAGGAATTATAATCCTGCTAATCTTCCATTGTTGAATAATGAAGTTGTGCAATCAAATGTTTCAGAGTTTTACATAGATCAGCAACGTCGTCATTGGGTGTTTAACTGGGCGGGTTCGCAGAAGTTTCATTGCTTTGATGCAACAGGGAAATATCCTTTGAATGATACGGCAGGTCTTGTAGATGTTAACACATCTTATGCAGAGCTGAGAAGTTTTTACCAGACAAGGAGCGGCATTTTGTGGATCTACGGTTTGGGCAATCTTTATAGCCTCGACAACAGAACTGATGCGATGAATAAAAATTTTGAGCTTCACCGTACACAGTATCTTGATAACTATGGTATCAGATATGGTTCAGTAAATCAGGTGTTTGAAGATATGGATGGTGTGTTGTGGATTGCTACAGACCAGGGTTTGTATTATACTTCAACATTCTCGACTGATATCACAAATATTTATTTATCGAATTTACCCGGGTACTACAGTGTAACCGATCTGATGGAATTGAAGAACGGCGATTACTGGTTGAGCACCTGGGGCAAAGGCATCATCACATTCAATAGAAATTTTAAGCCCTATCCTTCACCGCTTTATAAAAACATGCCTTCTATGGATGCTGGCACTGCCAATGGTTATCGTTTAACCTGGAGCATGTGTCAGCAAAAAGAAACAGGTAAAATATTTATCGGCTGCCAGAGTGGCCTGTTAATGATCTACGATCCTGCAACAGGTAAAACAGAATATCAACGTCCGGAAATTTTTGATAAACGCACGGTCCGTTATATTGTAGAGGACCATCAAAATAAATTGTGGTTTGGCACCCAGGCCGGACGTATTATTAAATATGATGGCACCAATTATAAACTTGTACTTGATCTTGGACAAGGTGCAATTATCTACAAAATATTAATCGATAAACAAGGTTGGGCTTGGGTTGCCACACATGATAAAGGTGTATACGCCATCAATACTGTCACTGATAAAGTTGAACAGCATTATACCGCAGCAGAAGGCGATGGTCAGCTGTTTACCAATACCTGCACTGATCTTGAGCAACTAAACGACAGTATAATTTATGCATCAACAGAAGCACTCAACATCATCAATAAAAGAACAGGTAAAGTGCAACAGGTAACCTGGCGTGAAGGATTACCATCAAATTCCATTAAACGTTTACGGCTCGATAGGAATGGTTATCTCTGGATCATTACACACAAGGGGTTATCACGCTACGATCATAAACGAAAACGGTTTACCAGTTATGGCAGCAAGGATGGAATTTTAATGGGCGAGATCACAGATAAAGCAGACTTTATCTGCAGCGAAGGTTATGTGATGTTTGCCGGTGTAAACAGTTTATTGTTTTTTAAACCGGATGTGTTTCGAAGAAGTATTCCGCCGCCTGATGTTACATTAACTGATTTTCTGTTAGGTAATGAATACCAGTTGCTCGATTCATTACAACGTTTACCTGAAATAAGACTGAAGCCTGATCAGAATAACTTCACCATCAGTTTTGCATGTCTCGATTTTAAAAACAGGGAAAAGTTTATCTATTATTACAAAATGGAAGGTCTTCATAAAGATTGGATAAGGGCAGATCGTTTATCTGTTCCTTTTGCAGCGTTGTCGCCGGGGCATTACATATTTAAAGTAAAGGCCGAAAGTCTTGATGGAATGGAATCAAAAAATATCAGCAGCTTACCTATTTATATTAAACCTCCTTTCTGGCGAACGTATTGGTTCATTTCTGCACTGTTGTTGCTTGTGGCAGTGGTTGCTTACAGTATGCACAGGCTTCGTCTTAACCGGTTAATCGCTGTTGAAAAAATCCGTAATCGTGTAGCTCGTGACCTGCACGATGATATGGGCAGCACCCTCAGCACCATTAACATCCTCAGTTCAATGGCCAAAGCAAAATTAAATTCTGATGCCATAAAGACGGGAGAATACATTAACAAGATCAGCGATAACAGTCAGCGCATGATGGAGGCAATGGATGATATTGTGTGGGCTATTAAACCTGCAAACGATACCATGCAGAAAGTGGTGGCCCGAATGCGTGAGTTTGCAACAAATGTATTTGAAGCAAAAGAAATTGACCTTGAGTTTAAAGCAACTGAAGAGGTAAATGAAGCAAAGATTGATATGGAAGGCCGCAGGGATTTCTTTCTCATCTTTAAAGAAGCGGTGAACAATGCAGCAAAATATTCAAGGTGCAGCAAAGCTAGTGTGCATGTGTTTGTTGAGAACAGGAAACTTATTTTACTGGTAAAAGATAATGGAGTTGGGTTTGATGTTAAAAGCGCCGATGGCGGAAACGGTTTGGGTAATATGCAAAAGCGCACCGATGCGTTACAAGGTAAACTTCAACTTACATCAAAAGAAGGAGAGGGAACTGAAGTGCGATTAACAGTACCACTTAATTAA
- a CDS encoding acyltransferase, producing MTRSLSQKFRFFTFVCIALLAYVHGYNLNNTYLAPFSTVEEPLTFTTFFEYLVANGLLRFRIPMLFMISGYLYAAYDHRSYGHQVKNRFRTLIIPYFIWSAFGLLFTFLLQQFPYTANVVAAAGIDQLGDNRPYTAIGWAGMLERLTLSPISYQLWFIMSLFFFNLLYPVIRWLVQRLPFIWLPFTFLLFFVTVVNVPLLDFRGLFFFSLGVWIQKRNFSLETEPKWFSLGLTLIVFIGLSIVKTFMAFELEPNVWSSWIPLIIIHQVSVLAGIMAMWFGADKVIKWFTQKEWFNYASGFSFFIFGLHVPLLPYVMKWALMNTSMIPYYRLLTYLLIPLITLCFCIWVGSVLRRFAPKAYAVMTGGRGF from the coding sequence ATGACCCGTTCACTCAGTCAAAAATTCAGATTTTTTACGTTTGTGTGTATTGCACTGCTGGCTTATGTGCACGGATATAATTTGAACAACACTTATCTCGCTCCTTTCAGTACGGTAGAAGAACCACTCACCTTCACCACTTTTTTTGAATATTTAGTTGCAAATGGGTTATTACGTTTTCGCATTCCTATGTTATTCATGATCTCCGGATACCTGTATGCAGCATACGATCATCGTTCTTATGGCCACCAGGTAAAAAACAGGTTCCGCACACTCATCATCCCATATTTTATCTGGAGTGCATTTGGTTTATTGTTTACATTTTTATTGCAACAGTTTCCATACACAGCAAATGTTGTTGCAGCAGCAGGTATTGATCAGCTGGGCGATAATCGTCCGTATACCGCAATCGGCTGGGCGGGTATGCTTGAGCGTTTAACACTTTCGCCTATATCTTACCAGCTATGGTTTATCATGTCGTTGTTTTTCTTTAATCTTTTGTATCCTGTTATACGCTGGCTGGTTCAAAGACTTCCTTTTATATGGCTGCCATTTACATTCCTGTTATTTTTTGTAACGGTGGTAAACGTTCCCTTACTTGATTTCCGGGGGTTATTTTTCTTTTCATTAGGCGTTTGGATTCAGAAACGGAATTTTTCACTTGAAACAGAGCCGAAATGGTTCAGTCTTGGTTTAACACTTATTGTCTTTATTGGATTGTCGATTGTAAAAACTTTTATGGCTTTTGAGCTTGAACCCAATGTTTGGTCTTCTTGGATCCCGCTTATCATCATTCACCAAGTATCGGTTCTTGCTGGTATTATGGCAATGTGGTTTGGAGCTGATAAAGTGATCAAATGGTTTACTCAGAAAGAATGGTTTAATTATGCCAGTGGATTTTCCTTTTTCATCTTTGGTTTGCATGTTCCTTTGTTGCCTTACGTTATGAAATGGGCACTGATGAATACCTCCATGATTCCCTATTACCGGCTGCTTACTTACCTGCTGATACCGTTAATTACACTTTGTTTTTGTATTTGGGTGGGCAGTGTGTTACGAAGATTTGCACCGAAAGCATATGCTGTGATGACAGGCGGCCGTGGGTTCTGA
- a CDS encoding response regulator transcription factor: MIKVLLYEDNPQLREGLTMLIDGSDGFTVLASYKNCDNVTDEVEAWKPDVILMDIDMPGTNGIEGLKKIRARNGDVKILMLTVFDDNKNVFEAIRNGANGYVLKKTPPAKLLEYIEEAASGGAPMTASIATQVLKMFSQVNTLQNDDYNLSDREKQVLQLLVDGYSYKMIASEMFISIDTVRSHIKKIYEKLHVNSKSEAVAKAFKDKLL, from the coding sequence ATGATAAAAGTATTGCTGTATGAAGATAATCCGCAGCTACGTGAAGGTCTTACAATGTTGATTGATGGAAGTGATGGATTTACAGTATTGGCTTCCTATAAAAATTGCGACAACGTAACCGATGAAGTAGAAGCCTGGAAACCCGATGTGATCCTGATGGATATTGATATGCCCGGCACGAATGGTATTGAAGGATTGAAAAAGATAAGAGCCCGTAATGGCGATGTAAAAATATTAATGCTCACCGTGTTTGATGATAATAAGAATGTGTTTGAAGCTATACGCAACGGTGCCAATGGTTATGTGCTGAAAAAAACACCTCCTGCCAAATTGCTTGAGTATATTGAAGAAGCAGCGAGTGGAGGTGCGCCAATGACGGCATCCATAGCAACGCAGGTACTCAAAATGTTTTCGCAGGTGAATACTTTGCAAAACGACGACTATAATTTAAGCGACCGTGAAAAACAGGTTTTGCAGTTGTTAGTTGACGGGTACAGCTACAAGATGATTGCTTCTGAAATGTTCATTTCCATTGATACTGTTCGCAGTCATATTAAAAAGATCTACGAGAAGCTCCACGTCAATTCAAAAAGTGAGGCCGTGGCAAAAGCATTTAAGGATAAATTATTGTAA
- a CDS encoding GNAT family N-acetyltransferase: protein MFPVLTTERLLLRKVEQTDAAAVLKGYSDPLVNRHMSVAYHSLEEVQAQLDFYNSIYTTGDGIWWAICPGDDPSNVIGNGGLNNYRMQHRCIEIGYWILPGEQGRGYASEAVKAICNYAFTQLDVHRIEAIVEGDNDTSIKLLEKLGFACEGTHRQCEIKNGNYIDLVYYALFNPYH from the coding sequence ATGTTTCCTGTTCTTACCACTGAACGTTTATTACTACGTAAAGTAGAACAGACAGATGCAGCTGCTGTTTTAAAAGGTTACAGCGATCCGTTGGTGAACAGGCATATGTCGGTTGCTTATCATTCGCTCGAAGAGGTGCAGGCGCAACTGGATTTTTACAATTCAATTTACACAACAGGTGATGGGATATGGTGGGCAATCTGTCCCGGCGATGATCCTTCAAATGTTATTGGTAACGGCGGTTTGAATAATTACCGAATGCAACATCGCTGTATTGAGATCGGTTATTGGATATTGCCAGGTGAACAAGGACGTGGATATGCATCAGAAGCAGTGAAAGCCATCTGCAATTATGCATTTACACAACTTGATGTTCATCGTATTGAAGCTATTGTTGAAGGGGACAATGATACAAGTATCAAGCTCCTGGAAAAACTGGGCTTCGCCTGCGAAGGCACGCACCGGCAGTGCGAGATAAAAAACGGGAACTACATCGACCTGGTCTACTACGCATTGTTTAATCCTTATCACTAA